AACGGGTTTTTTCATATGTATTTACATGCAATTAACATACTGTGTACTAACATAATCAATCTTTCATCCATATATATGGCACTGCATTATTAATCTACATGGAGTTTTTCATCAATCATTATATTCCCTAACATGGGTCATTAATTAATTGAAAAATAAAAACGTCAGCATTTTCCCATAAGTGCGAAAATGCTGACGATTATTGCCTTATGAAGTTTTAATATCCTCTTTATCAATCCAAGCCGCAGGCCTTGGCAAGTATTTCAACAAGGTGCATACTTTTGATTTGGTTTGCTGCCCCCTCCCTTTGAATGCCAATGCTCATTTGCATTTGGCAGCCAGGGTTAACGGTCACTACTGTAGCGGCTTTTGTATCTTTTAGGTTCTTCATTTTATCATCTAGAATTTTCATTGATTCATCAAAGTGAAGAAGATTGTAAATGCCTCCAGATGCACAGCAACGGTCAAACCCTTCCATTTCCACATAACAAACTCCAGGTATGGATTGCAATAGTAAACGAGGTTCCTTTTGGACCTTTTGAACATTACGTAAATGACATGAATCTTGATAGGAAACGATGCCTTGCCATTCTTCAGTAAAGGGGAGAGGCCCCAATTGATGAAGAATTTGACTGATGTCTTTTGATTTTTCCGAGAAAGCCCTTGCCGCCCCAGCCCATTCGTGATCATCTGCCAATAAATGTCCATATTCAAGAAGCGAAGCGCCGCAGCCTCCTGCGTTATTTACAATTACATCAGCATCTGATTGCATGAAGGCTTGGATATTCCTCTTTGCCAATGCTTTCGCTTGGTTTGTTTCACCTTGATGGGAATGCAGTGCCCCACAGCAATTCTGATTTTCAGGGAGAATGACCTCACAACCTGCTAAGTTGAGCAGCTCAATGGTGAGACGATTTATTCGTGACATCATGGAATCCATGATACACCCAGCAAAAAATGCCACTTTTAATTTCGTTTCCCCTTTTGCCGGCATTATCGTACCTGTCCGAATTCGTTTGGAGGACGACTCGATGGCTGGAAGTGCTTGTTCTAATTGTGCAAGGGCTGGGGAAACCTTTTGCAGTACATTCGATGAACGGATAAGCTTGGATAACCCTGTTTTTTGATAGAACTGTACTGCACTACCAATCCTGTTCATCCGATTTGGATATGGAAAAAGATGAACCAAAGCCAGTTTTTTAATCTTGTTCATTTTGTTTTTTTTGTTGGCTGACGGGGAGTTTTCAATGGCTTCTTTTGCCGCTTCCAGTATATGTCCGTATGGCACACCGACAGGACATGCCGTTTCACAAGCACGGCAGCCTAAACATAGATCGATCGGTTCAGCTAAATCTTTTTGGAAATCTATTTTCCCTTCGGCTGCCATTTTCACTAGATTGATTCGACCGCGTGGAGAGGCGGATTCCACTCCCATTGATTCATATGTAGGACAAGCTGGTAAACAGTAACCGCATTTTACGCATTGGTTTGTCCAATCATAGGCATCTGAATATAAATTATTGGCTACTGCATTTGTCTCGTTCGGTTTGACGGATGGACTCATGTAACCAACACGACCCTCGTCTGGCCTTTATCAGGAAATATCTTTCCTGGATTCAGGATATTATTGGGATCCCATGCTTCTTTAATTTTTTTCATCATATTCACCCCTGTTATTCCTAATTCCATTTCCATATAAGGTGACTTTAAAGTACCGATACCATGTTCCCCGGAAAGTGTCCCTCCTAGTTCGATTGCGGCTTCAAAAATTTCACTGACTGCAAGCTCCACTTTTTTCATTTCCGTAATATTTCGTTTATCGGTAATGATGTTCGGATGTAAATTGCCATCCCCTGCATGTCCGAATACAACCAAGTTCAACCCGTATTTCTCCCGGATATTGTTTAATCTCTCCATCATCGCCGGTATTTGACTGCGTGGAACGGTCGCGTCTTCAGAAATTTTTGTAGGACCCATTTGTGTTATGGCCGGGGAAACAGATTTACGCGCACTCCAAATAGTT
This sequence is a window from Brevibacillus sp. JNUCC-41. Protein-coding genes within it:
- a CDS encoding (Fe-S)-binding protein, whose amino-acid sequence is MSPSVKPNETNAVANNLYSDAYDWTNQCVKCGYCLPACPTYESMGVESASPRGRINLVKMAAEGKIDFQKDLAEPIDLCLGCRACETACPVGVPYGHILEAAKEAIENSPSANKKNKMNKIKKLALVHLFPYPNRMNRIGSAVQFYQKTGLSKLIRSSNVLQKVSPALAQLEQALPAIESSSKRIRTGTIMPAKGETKLKVAFFAGCIMDSMMSRINRLTIELLNLAGCEVILPENQNCCGALHSHQGETNQAKALAKRNIQAFMQSDADVIVNNAGGCGASLLEYGHLLADDHEWAGAARAFSEKSKDISQILHQLGPLPFTEEWQGIVSYQDSCHLRNVQKVQKEPRLLLQSIPGVCYVEMEGFDRCCASGGIYNLLHFDESMKILDDKMKNLKDTKAATVVTVNPGCQMQMSIGIQREGAANQIKSMHLVEILAKACGLD